One Pseudomonas sp. FP1742 genomic window carries:
- a CDS encoding DUF427 domain-containing protein, translating into MKVPGAGSPISIVPQPGCVVVKFHGIQVASSTRALVMHETNYPPVYYIPREDIAEQYFARTDHTSYCPYKGDASYYSLQIPGHESANAVWSYEHPKVSVAQIGGYVAFYPDEVTFEVLDT; encoded by the coding sequence ATGAAAGTCCCAGGTGCCGGTAGTCCCATCTCCATCGTCCCCCAACCCGGCTGCGTGGTGGTGAAGTTCCATGGCATTCAAGTGGCGTCGTCTACTCGGGCGCTGGTCATGCATGAGACCAATTATCCTCCGGTGTACTACATCCCGCGGGAGGACATCGCCGAACAGTATTTCGCCCGCACCGACCACACCAGCTATTGCCCGTACAAGGGCGATGCCAGCTACTACAGCCTGCAGATCCCCGGGCATGAAAGTGCCAACGCGGTATGGAGTTATGAGCACCCCAAGGTGTCGGTCGCGCAGATTGGCGGGTATGTGGCGTTCTATCCCGACGAAGTGACGTTTGAGGTGCTCGATACCTGA